The DNA sequence TGACGGCAGACACAGCAGTGTGTTTACCAACTAGTCAGTATGTTGTTTTTATCATAGCTTGATTCGCTTATGGATGCGACTGTTTTGTTTTTTGATATTTGATGATTTAGAACATAGTTTAGATAGAGGTGAGGAGCAGGGAGAGCGAAGCGTTCACTTCTCCTCACCCGGCCCAAAGCGGAAGCAGCACGTACCCGGCAAGCGACAGCCCGGCGCCAATCAAGGAAATGCGCAGTTTGTATTTCGCATAGTTCATCAAGTCCATATCCATGATGGCGGCTGTCGTGATGGTCGTATCGCCAAGCGGCGAGGCAAACGCGCCGAACGTTCCGCTCGCAAACACCGCGCCGACCGTCATCTCAAGCGGCGCTCCAGTCGCGTGCGCGAGCGTGACGCCAAGCGGCATGAAAATGCCCCATGTCCCCCACGAGGACCCGATAAAATACGCCAAAAACGATCCGGCCAAAAACACTGCCGCGGGCACAAACGTCCCGGGAAGCCATGTCCCAAACGTCGAAGTCACGTAAGCGGTAAAGCCGAGCTCCCCCGCCACCGCGGAGACGGCCCAAACAAGAACGAGCATGCCGATCGGCGCCATCAACTCGTTGCCCCCCGCGAAAAAGTGGTAAATCAACTCCGACAGCGACTGCCTGCGCCATACATAAAACCCCATCGAGAGAAGAAGGGTCACAAACAGCGCCAACAGCATCGCCCATGTTGCATCCGCTTGCGAAAACGCTTCTAGCCAGCCGTGCGCCCCGCGCCGCCGACCATCATAGGCAAAAAAAGCGAACGTTAGCCCGAGCAGCAACGCCAGCGGGACAAAAAGGTGAAGCGGCTCTCCTGTGACAAGGGACAATTCTTTGCGCAGCCCGAGGCCGTGCAGTTCGTTTGTTTTCTCCTCTCCTTTTTTCGCCCGCGGCTTGCCGATGCGGATGTTCAGCATCGTCGTCAGCAGCCCGATTATCAGCGCGATAATGGCAAACAGATTGTACGGCAAGCTGCGCAAAAAAACGCCATACGCCGGTTCATGAATATCGTTTTGCGCCAGCGCCGCCGCTACAACAGACGTCATAAAGCCGACAAACGCCGTTGCCGCCGGCAGAAGCACGATGATCGGTTCAGTGGACACATCGATGATGTACGCCATCCGGCGCCGGTCGATGCGAAACTGGCGAAGCACCGCCTTCATCACCGGACCGAGGAGCATAATGCGGAACATCGGCATAAAAAACGTCACCGGCACCGTCAACCAAACGAACAACAAAAGCCTGCGCTTCGTGCGGATGCGCCCAGACAGCTTCTCGACAAACCCTTTGATCCCACCGGTGATTTGCATCATGCCGACAAGCGAGCCGAACAAGTACAAAAACGCTGCCACCTTCATGTGTTCAACATCGCTGAGCGAATGAACAATGGCGGACAGCGCCCGCTCGATGCCGCCAACAAGCGACCGCTCAAGGCAAAACGCCCCGACAAGCAGCCCGGCTATAAGACCGGGCAAAATTTCTTTCAGCCAAATGGCGAGCGGAATGATCAAAAGAAAAGGCAATAGCGACCACCATGTTCCTTCCACACCGGCATCCCCCTTTGCGATCTTGCTGTTAACAAGGATAGCCATAATGCTGTTCGTTTATGATTTTGTTGATTATTTAGAACATAGTTTTGTTTATTAAATAACCATCGGACGCCATAAAAAAAAACGCCGCGGCCCAAAGGCGCAGCGCCATGCGATTCGATTCGCGGCCCAGGCCGCCGCCGTCATTTCCGGCGCGCAAAATCGACAAATATAAGAATCACCATTTCCATCACTTCTTGCTCACTTTTGCCTTGTTCAAGCAAAATCCGGTACATATTGAGCGACTCGACGTCGCGGTAATCGCGGATATCGGTGAATTTCGGATCCGTCATGCCGATTTCTTCGCCTTGGTAGTCGTCGCCAACATTTTGGCTGATTCTTTCCAATACGTCCCGTCATCGCCATAGCGCGACACGATGCGCGGCTGATCGTGGTTGCACCAAAAGAGCGCATTCCAGCCCCCGCCTTGTTTGTCAACATCTTTCGATGACCACCTTCATTTTTCGACAATAGTTGTTGTTTTTTTGCTAACTTCCACTTCTTTTGTTATGTTTTGTCAAGCGGCAGGAAAATCAATGACCGAGTAGGAAAATAAAACATAACGCAAATCAATGCCAAAAGACGAGAAAGGATGAGGAAATGCGATGAAAACCTATACACTCCGCGAAGCAGCGAAAAAAATCGGGACGACCGCCCGCGACTTGAAACAGTGGGAAAAGCAATTCACTCAATGGATCACCGTTCCCCGCACCAGCCAAGGGGCGCGCATTTATACCGACGAGCTGATCCATCGATTTCGTCAAATCCGTATGTTGCTCGAGGAAGGCCGCCATCCGCGCGAAATCGCGGATCTCATCACCCAGATGAACGGGCGGCCCGCCGATCCACCTGCTCCGGTGGAACCCGATGTGATGGAAGGGGAAATTATTGACGTGCCCCGTTTGTTGCGCCATGGGGCCCCGTACATAGCAGAACAGCTCGTCGCCCGCGTAAAAGACGAGCTCGTCGACGCCGTCAAGCGCGAGGCAGCCGACACCATCCAACAGGCGATGAGGGAGGTCAAAGGGCAACTCGACCACCTCGGCGAGCAGACGAGCGCTGCGGCGGAAACCGTGCGCCGCTCCCTTCAAGACTACCAAGAAGCGTGGCAGCAAAAAACCGAGCAGCTGCACGAACATTTGGAAACGGTCGTCGCCTTTTGTCACGAAGAAAAAGCAAGGCAAGAACAGGAGCGAAAACAGCTCGAACAGCGCATTATCGAGCGGGAAAAAGCTTTCCGGGAACTGGTGCTTTCCTTTCGGCAAACAGCAGCCAACACCAACGCCGGCCGCTCCCGGACGAACAAATGGTGGAAGTTTTGGTAATTCCCGAATGGAAAGGCCGCAATCGAAAAAGGGGCTCCATGAAAAGGAGCGCCCTTTTTCGTTCCCTATTTTGTTGATCAATCTCCAACATGGACTTGGCGGCAAACAAGCGTTGGTTTGAAAGCGCGGGGCTTTCGCCCGCGGTTTTCCGCCCTCAAACAACGCGCGCCGACCGGCAGGCACATCCGAACGGTCCGCCCTCATCCTTCTTCTCCTTTGCCAATCCCCTTCGCCGGTTCTTTCCAGACGTCCACCACTGCTCCCGCTTCATCCGTATCGATGACAAACGAGCCGGTGGCGTAGCGGTCCGACAAGCGAAGCGACGCAGTCTCCACCATCTCCGTCGCCCCTTTTTCCGTCCGCAGCCCGACCGTCCCCTCGCTCTCGCCGACCAAAACCGCTCCGGCCACGCAGTGCGGGTTTGATTTCACTTCGCGCACGATTCGCACACCCCGCTTGGCGCGCGAGGATGGCTCAAACTCGCCTAGCGCCATTTTTTTCACCGCCCCGCGCTGCGTCGCGACAACGAGAAAACCGCGGTCTTCAGGGCGAAGCGGGCAGGCGGCGGCGACAAAGTCTCCTTCTTTTAGTTGAATCCCTTTCACCCCAGCAGCGCGCACGCCGACCAGGCTGATTTCTTCTTCGGCAAACAAAAGTGCATAGCCATCATGCGTCGCCAGCCAAAGGAGGCCGCGGCCGTCCGTCGCATAGACGGCGGCGACCTCATCATCGTCTTTCACATGGACCGCAACAAGCGGGCGCGTGTAGCGCTGCACTTGGTATT is a window from the Geobacillus stearothermophilus ATCC 12980 genome containing:
- a CDS encoding MerR family transcriptional regulator, which produces MKTYTLREAAKKIGTTARDLKQWEKQFTQWITVPRTSQGARIYTDELIHRFRQIRMLLEEGRHPREIADLITQMNGRPADPPAPVEPDVMEGEIIDVPRLLRHGAPYIAEQLVARVKDELVDAVKREAADTIQQAMREVKGQLDHLGEQTSAAAETVRRSLQDYQEAWQQKTEQLHEHLETVVAFCHEEKARQEQERKQLEQRIIEREKAFRELVLSFRQTAANTNAGRSRTNKWWKFW
- a CDS encoding Na+/H+ antiporter NhaC family protein encodes the protein MEGTWWSLLPFLLIIPLAIWLKEILPGLIAGLLVGAFCLERSLVGGIERALSAIVHSLSDVEHMKVAAFLYLFGSLVGMMQITGGIKGFVEKLSGRIRTKRRLLLFVWLTVPVTFFMPMFRIMLLGPVMKAVLRQFRIDRRRMAYIIDVSTEPIIVLLPAATAFVGFMTSVVAAALAQNDIHEPAYGVFLRSLPYNLFAIIALIIGLLTTMLNIRIGKPRAKKGEEKTNELHGLGLRKELSLVTGEPLHLFVPLALLLGLTFAFFAYDGRRRGAHGWLEAFSQADATWAMLLALFVTLLLSMGFYVWRRQSLSELIYHFFAGGNELMAPIGMLVLVWAVSAVAGELGFTAYVTSTFGTWLPGTFVPAAVFLAGSFLAYFIGSSWGTWGIFMPLGVTLAHATGAPLEMTVGAVFASGTFGAFASPLGDTTITTAAIMDMDLMNYAKYKLRISLIGAGLSLAGYVLLPLWAG